A section of the Humulus lupulus chromosome 2, drHumLupu1.1, whole genome shotgun sequence genome encodes:
- the LOC133814563 gene encoding uncharacterized protein At4g04775 produces MEGESSYFSSGSKAMARRCRGESRLRPRQQCDCGLESVVKTSWTKANPGRRFRTCRLMKWVDPEMAESGRVVVPNCRKRIKGETWNVVDLLESEITSLNRGNKPIMGDGHVCSACGHLLKKD; encoded by the exons ATGGAGGGTGAAAGTTCGTACTTTTCCAGTGGATCAAAAGCAATGGCCCGAAGATGTAGGGGTGAGAGTCGATTGCGACCGCGACAACAGTGCGATTGTGGCTTGGAAAGTGTAGTCAAAACCTCTTGGACTAAAGCAAATCCTGGGAGAAGATTTCGAACTTGTCGGTTAATGAAA TGGGTGGATCCAGAAATGGCTGAAAGTGGAAGGGTTGTTGTTCCAAACTGTAGAAAAAGAATTAAGGGAGAAACTTGGAATGTTGTAGATCTCTTGGAGTCTGAAATAACAAGTCTAAATCGTGGGAACAAGCCAATTATGGGTGATGGTCATGTTTGCAGTGCTTGTGGTCACCTCCTTAAGAAAGATTGA